A window of Vidua macroura isolate BioBank_ID:100142 chromosome 4, ASM2450914v1, whole genome shotgun sequence genomic DNA:
CCCATTGCTTGTTCCCCAGCCAGCCACTGAGCCCTTGGAAACAAGAATTGGTGCCAAAGCAGGACCCTGGGGTTTTTAATAAGTGGGCTGTGTGTCTGGTGGTGCAGAGGGCATGCAGTCTCCCAAGGGCCTGCCAGCCTTGTTCGCCGCTGGTGCCAGAGTCTGTGAGCTTTGCACTGGCCCACAGCACACCCTGCATCTGCTTACCACAGCAGCTTGGTGCTTCTGTTGAGCTAAGTTCATGTCCTGTCACAAGCAGCTGGTTACATTTGCATCTCTCGTCCTGCAAGGGCCTAAAATATTGTTGATTAGTCAGTGCCTTTTGCCTGACCCAGGAAGAAGGTGCTTTACATAGAAATCTTATTAATGATGCAGGTGCAGGGCTCAGTAAAGTGGAAGCACTTCAGATTTCATCTGAATAATTAAATTCCATCAATAGGATTTTGCAGGACtactatttaaaattaataactgCAAATGCAATTCTGACATATAATGGAACCCactgaaatgggatttttttttttatatataaaatgctTTATAGATTTCCTGGCAATTTTACAGCCACCTGGCTGTAAGTCCCAGCTGATCCTGAGCAGCAAGAGAGGGGTTTGGTGTggtttctgaatatttttaaccTCCAAAAATTAGGAAATGGCTCCAAAACCAACATCCAGCATGCTGATGCTCATGTTTAATGGACCTCTAGTAAGCTGATGAGTAAATTGAGAGGAAATGAGGAAGTCATGTTTGGAAAAATATGTCTCCTCTGCCTAAGAAGATGGGAAGATAAGGGATCATCTAGGTCTGTACCAAAAGCAACATTTcctaagaaataaaatcttccttttccccAGAAACTACCTATCTCATTCCCTATTGGCAGCTTTGACTGTGGTGAATGTGTTGAAAAAGCCAAGAGAAACCATCCCTGGCTGACACCATTATGGATTTGCACACTCATGCAAGTATAATGGGATAAAGTGTAAGGTTCATAGGAAAGCACCAGAGCTTTCCTCTTTGGACAACCTTCAAGCAGCTCTGGGATGTCTTTGTGTCAGCATGCTGTTCATCATGTTTCTTCTGCCTTAGCTTCATTCATCACCTACATCATCAGGTGATCAAAGTTTGAATACTGCTGCATGGCTTCTCCCTCTCGATGGGGAGGaattcagctcctgctgctttgcATATTTTGATAGGAAGGTTGACAGTCAAAACTTTCCCTGCTTAGTGAAAGGAACTTACCCTGTCTGTCCTTGCATGCTGCCAGAAAGATATGCTTAATACAGGCTATGACCTCTAATAGCAGGCAGATGGAGATAAGCACTTCTCTCCCTGGTGTTTTTCTGCTGGCTGAGCCAAGCAGCTGCTTGGAGCATCCCCAGTGGAGATGCTCCTCCAGTTTTCCCATGGGaaacaagaggaaaatgaagtggCAGCCTTTTGAGTTCACTTGCTGCAGGTCATATAGCAACTGGAAGCCTGCCCTGGCCTCAGAGAGGATCTGCAGTGTCCACAGGAATCATGGGGTGGGTGGCCCTCAAGAATGATGCTGCTTTTGTTGTCTTTACCTGCACAAGGcattggaaagaagaaaatttgctACAAATTTGAAGCCAGGGTCAATTTTCCCAGCAGAGATCTTTTGTTTCTGGAAACACTGTcttgatttaaaaatgtaattttgatagCAACAGGTTGGGTGGTTTTGCATGTAGAAGGCTGGAAATTAAACCATCAACCTGGTTTCATTTCAACGAGAGCTATTGGGCAAGAGGGTGGGAAAGAGAATGACTCTTTCCCCAGTAGGAATTGAATGTGCCACTTTTGAAATGAGGAAGGAGAGTGCTTCTTATGGAGTACAGTGAAGGGCTACTTCCCACGTGAccttcagaaaagcaaaaactaGGTTACCCCAAATAAAAGATGTACTGACCCTCGGCAGGGatgctctgaaaataaatgagtgCAAGCTTGGAAACTACTTCTAGATGGCCACAATTTAGCAAGAAGCCATGAAGTATTTCTGTTTCCCAGGGCCAGGATCTGGAAGAATTTTATCCCCAGGTTTAGGACTTCTCAGCAGAGCCTCATGGATCATCTGTATCCCTGCATACTTGTTCTCCAGCAGAAGTCAGGCAGTGGCCCTAGAGCCAAAACGTGAGCCCAGCCCTCAGGACTACCTCTGCTGGCTTTGGGCAGCTCCTGAATTCTACTTGGAGATGAGTTTTACCTTCATACATTCACACTTTCTCTCAGCATAGACTTTCCTCTCTGTCCTTTGTGTCCTTTGTCTGGCTTTACCAGCCAACACAGGAAGATTTTCCCTACACAGAGTGATGTCATTCCTCAGGCATTTAGCAGAAACCTGGTGAAGGTTTGCTAGAACTCAGAGGgcctgaaaaattattttgtcccTGCTTGCCTGCTAATGATACGAGACACAGAAACTGAATCTGAGCCTTTGCAATCTTGTAGTTTTAGTAATTTGTAAATGCAATAATTTAGTGCAGTGACTATGGCTCCACACAAAGTTGGTTGagctctctgctcctctccaggcagTTAGATGCACAGGGTCACCCAAAAAGAAAGGTGTCATTCTTGTGAGGGCATTCCACAATAAGGAAGACAATGAAGGCTGTGAACCTGGTTGCCCTGTGGACtacttttcatttcaaatcccttttttttcttttcatgggtctgaaataataatttatagcATAGTTCAATGGTAGCTGTTAAAACAAGGTGAAAGGTTACTTCCACGGTGAAAGGAAGCACCAAAGCCCCCAAGGCATGCTGGAGTGTCCAGTGCTGAACAAAGACAATGACGTTTTAAAATCTGTGAACCTTTGGCCACGGTGCGTCGCTGACATTTGTAAGGGTAAGGTCACACATCTCGGCAAAACTGAGTGCCCACAGCCTCCGTCGCCCTGATTCGCGGCTCCGCTGTAAAGGGCTCTATTCCCCCTCGATAGCAGAGGTGGAAATTTCCACGCCTATTTCTCCGACCCCCTGGAACGAAGCTTGACTGAGGAACCTGAAGAAGGCAGTGTTTAGGGTCTGGCCAGACGGATGCAGCACAGGAAACAAAGCACGGCAGGAAGGTGGCAGAGTTGCTCCGATTAACCAGAGGGCTGCAGGCTTTCGCACTCTCTCAACACGGAAGAACATTTACTGAATGGGAAGAAAGGTTAACCTCGGTTTCTTGCAGGGCTGGATGAAAAATCCAGCCTTGCCTCGAGAAAAAATGACAGGAGGCAACACAGCAGCTTCTGCCGTAACTCCGTGGTGAGTCGGGCGGCTCGCAAAGCTCTCAGCGAGCCCAGGCGCAGGGCGTGACCCGGGGCGGCGGCTGTCACACACCGGGTCCCGGCGAAGCGCCGGCACCGCCACCAGCACCGccaccgctgccgctccaccGCCTCCGGGGCCAGGAGGGCTCACCCCACCGGGGCACCCGAAAGGCCGCTCTCTCGGCGTTGCCGGGGGTAGAAGCCGCAGGCCAGGAGTCTCAGGCCAGCACGCGGACCCTTCCTTCCCGGGGAGAAGGGGCCGGTGCCCGGCAGGCAGGGGCGGGGTGTCCCCCAGAGGCAAGGCCGGCTCTCCCCGGCGCGAGGGCggcgcggcgctgccggggccgggccgtgACCGCGTCCCGCCCCCGGcggggcggtggcggcggcggcggcggtacgtgcgcggggcggcgcggcAGCAGTGCCGGCGCGGAGCCCCGAGCCCGTCGCGGCGGCGGCGACGCGCAGCGCGGCCGCGCCCATGGCGAgcggcggcggaggcggcggcggcaggtAGGGTCGGGCGGGGCGGGGACCCGCTCCCCCGGCCATGGCTCAGACGGAGCCCCCGAAGGCGGTGCGGCTGTGGCGCGACGCCGCCCTGCGCGCACGGAAGctgcggggcggccccggcgaGCCCGAGCCCGAGCCGGACGCGGGGCCGCCGggggggccgccgccgccccccggtGCCGCCGCTCCTCGCCGCCCGTccctggcggcggcggcgctgggggAGCTGGAGGCGCTGAACCTGAGCGGAcgggggctggaggagctgcccgAGGAGGTGGGTGCCGCCCTGAGCGGGCTGCGGGTGCTCAGCCTGCGGCGCAACCGGCTGGGCCGCCTGCCCGCCGCCGCCCTGCGCCACCTGGGCCGCCTGGCCGAGCTCGACCTCAGCCACAACCGGCTGCGGGGCCTGGGGGACGGCGGGGCGctggcggggctgcggggcctGCGCAAGCTCAGCCTCAGCCACAACGAACTGGGCGCCGagggcccggggctgcccccCCGCCTCGCCGAGCTGGGCTGCCTCGAGGAGCTCGACCTCAGCTTCAACCGCCTGCGCCGCCTGCCCGAGGGCCTGGGCCGTCTGCGGCACCTCCGCACCCTCGACGTCGACCACAAcctgctgccctccttccctgccccgCTGCTGGAGCTGGCCGCCCTGGAGGAACTCGACTGTTCCGGCAACCGCCACCTCGGGGCCCTGCCCGAGGGCATTGCTGCTCTCCGCCGCCTTAAGATCCTCTGGCTCAGCGGCACCGGGCTGGCATCCCTTCCCGAGGGTCTCTGCCAGCTGAGTGCCCTCGAGAGCCTCATGCTGGACGGCAACCGGCTGCAGGCGCTGCCCGCTGGCTTCGGCAGACTGCAGCGGCTCAAGATGCTGAACCTCTCATCCAACCTGCTGGAGGAGTTCCCCTCTGCGATCTTGGCACTGCCCAGTCTGGAGGAGCTCTACCTGAGCCGCAACCAGCTCACCGTGCTGCCCCCTCACCTCTgtcagctccaccagctccgcACTCTCTGGCTGGACAACAACCACATCCGCTACCTGCCTGACTCCATTGTGCTCCTCCACAGCCTAGAGGAGCTGGTCCTGCAAGGCAACCAGATCGCCATCCTGCCTGAGGGCTTCGGGCAGCTTTCCCGTGTCACCCTTTGGAAGATCAAAGACAACCCCCTCATCCAGCCCCCCTATGAGGTGTGCATGAAAGGCATCCCCTACATCGCAGCTTaccagcaggagctggcccACTCTCAGCCTGCCCTCAAACCTCGCCTCAAACTAGTCCTCATGGGCCTAAAGGATGCAGGAAAGACTCTGCTGAGACGGTGCCTCATGGAGGAGAATGAGCAGAGAGAGGACATGGGAAGCCTGGAGGCGGGGAATACCCAGCACAGAGGGTTTCCTGGGCAACAGCAGGACATTGGGAGGGTGGCAGTTGGGTGTTGTCCTTTTCCAGAGCCTCAAAACAATTCTTCAACTCGGGTACCTGTCATGCAGCAGGTAGACCATCTCCCTGTTGAGCGGCAGGACATCCCTTCTCGTGTGCCCTCTCACCGAGCAAAAGGGGACACAACATCCCCTGCACCGTCACTGCCACCCAATGTGCCCCGAGTACCACTGGGACGAGGACTGTCAGGAGGCAGTAAGGGCATCGAGGTGATGGACTGGACAGCAGATGCAGAGAGGGGCCTGACATTCATTGTGTATGAACTGGCAGGGGATCCGAGCTATGATGTGATCCagtctttcttcctctcccctgGAGCCTTGTATGTGCTGGTGGTGAATTTGAGTGCCTACGTCCCTCAGCACTTCTACCCCTCTGTGGGCTATTTCTTACACTGGCTCAGTTCCAAGGTGCCCCATGCTGTAGTGTGCATGGTGGGAACCCATGCTGACCTCTGTGCAGAGCGGGAGTTGGAAGAGAAGTGCCTGGACATCCATCACCAGATCGCTCAGCAGGAGAAGAGGGATGCTGAGGGACTCCAGAGCTTAGTCCAGCAGGTGGATGAGGCTCTGGGACAGGACTTTGACCTGCGCTGCTCCAGCCCACATGCTGCCTTTTATGGGGTGTCAGACAAGAACTTGCGGCGAAAGAAAGCCCAGTTTCAGTATCTTCTCAACCACCGCCCACAGATCCTGTCTCCAGTGCTGCCTTTCAGCTGCCAGGACCGTTGCCAGGTACGTCGCCTGCGGGACAAGCTCCTCTCGGTGGCTGAGCACCGGGATATCTTCCCAAACCTGCACCGGGTGTTGCCCAAGTCCTGGCaagtgctggaggagctgcactTCCAGCCTCAAGCTCAGCAGTTGTGGCTTAGCTGGTGGGACTCTGCCCGGCTGGGCTTGCAGGCAGGCCTGACAGAGGATCGGCTGCAGAGTGCCCTGTCCTACCTGCATGAGAGTGGAAAGCTGCTCTACTTTGAGGAGCATCTCACCTTGCGGGAGTATGTGTTCCACAACCTGCCGCGGCTCATAGACATCCTCAATGTCTTTTGCCAGCGGGATGCCACTGTGCTGCTCCAGAAACTGCTCAGCGACACCCAGATTGATGAACTGAGGACCACTCAGCTCCATCATTACGTGGAGGGCTTCTTGCTGCATGGCCTCCTTCCTGCCCATGTTATTCGTCTCCTTCTTAAGCCCCATGTCCAGAGTCGGGAGGATCTGCAGCTcattctggagctgctggagaagatgGGGCTATGTTACTGTGTCAACAAACCCAAATGCAAGCCCTTAAATGGGGCAGCTGCTTGGTACAAGTTTCCCTGCTACGTGAAAAACGAGGTGCCCCATGCAGAGGCATGGATCAACGGCACCAATCTGAGCGGACAGTCCTTCGTGGTCGAGCAGCTGCAGATTGAATATAGCTTTCCATTCATTTTCCCACCCGGCTTGTTTGCACGCTACAGTGTCCAGATTAACAGCCACGTGGTTCAGCGGTCAGATGGCAAATACCAGATTTATGCCTACCGGGGAAAGGTGCCTGTGGTGGTGAGTTACCGGCCTGCCaggggagctctgcagccagacACTCTGTCTATCGCTAGTCATGCGTCCCTACCAAATATCTGGACAGCTTGGCAAGCTATTACGCCTTTAGTGGAAGAACTGAATGTCCTGCTCCAGGAATGGCCGGGCCTGTACTACACTGTTCATGTCCTCTGTTCAAAGTGCCTTAAAAGAGGGTCACCCAACCCACACACTTTTCCAGGTAAGGCACAGCCCAGCTTGCCTTTCATCACTTTGGGAGCTTTGCCCCTTCTAGAAAGGTGTCTTATGAGGTCAGCCCTAgctcagtttttttgttttttttttcttctctgctctaACTCCTTTCCCTGGTGGTTTGAGTCATGAGAGAAAATATTAGGGTAGCTCCAAGGAGACAGGCTTAAAATAACCCTATTCTCAGGGGAGGGGGGTGTTATATCCCCCTTTGTCTGtgccttttctctctgctttttggGTTTTCGCCTGAGGGTTGGCAGTACCATTGTTGAGAAGTCTCTGACCTGTCCTCCTTGTTTTGATTCCTTTGGGACTGtggtgttgtgttttttttctccctagttCCTTTTACCCTGCAGCTCTCACTTCCTTGGAGCTATTTGTAAACACGAATAGAGATGCCTAAAACATTGCAGGTATCCCCTGTTCCCCCCTTCAAACCTCCACCCCCAAAACCTGGCCTATGCTGCAGTCTCTCTGAATGCAGGAAAGCTCCTCCCGGTAGACAATGGGTGTGTTGGTCTCCAAAGCCATATGTAAAAAGAGCTTTTTCTGAGCATTCTTTGAACCCTGTCTCTAGTGGGAAGCATTTCTCACTGAAGAGAGAAGGATACTCCATCTTTTTGTTTTAGTGTCTCACCTAGAACTGATTCCCAAACTGTGCCTTTTGGAGCTGTTCTCAAGcgcattttattttccttccttaaataaaaaagcataaCCTCTCTCCTCTGGAACATGACTGATCATGGTGCTTTTTAAAGCTGTCACCTCTAAAGTTGTGATTTTTATTGGTgttgttttccagcagcatctGTTTTACTTTGTGTGTGCAGGTACTGCCTCCTAACTGGTGTCCTCCCTGCTCGGCTTGGGTTTGCTCTGCAGCTTGCAGGGTGCCATGGGAAATGTGCTTTGATGTGTAAATCTGCATGAAATCAAAACACACTCTGGACTGTGAGCAATGCTCcagaaatctgcattttaacAACCATGTTGGAGGTGTGTTGGAACATTATTAAGAGGTAGCCCAAAATTGTGCAGGGAACTGTAACATGATTTGACATAGACCAAGCAGTGAGTGGTGCTGAATTTGTTCATAAGCAGATGTGATGAATAAGgtgtggattttttgggatttgatttctttttttttgtttgctttttgttttttttttcctctggacgCTTAGAATAAGGAGGTGCAGTTTACTTCTCAGCCTGAGTCCTGGCTCCATCAGCCGTATCTCCCTCCAACTGCTCACTTATGTAAGAGCCATTGGACTGGGGGGGTGAACCCATGCTGTGAGACATGCTGAGTGATATCTTGTTGCTGACATGGTGCATAGGGCAATGTGATCtgctttcccaaaaaaaaaaaaaaaaaacccaaaacctctggaaactgaaaaaaacaaacctgccaCAGAACCCCtgaaaaaacccccaacaaccCTCCCCAGAAACCTGCCAAAATTAGTCAAGACAGCAGACATGTGAACGTGCAGTGTGATGGGCACCTATTGAAGATTTAGCTTGTAAATTCCAGTTCCAGTCATgcatctcttttatttttttttaactggtgaATGCTTTGTGGCTGtcccttttctccctctgaGTAGATGAtgctttaaaatggaaatttgaaGAGGAGCCAGACTGTCTGCAGGCAGTTGGTGTTGTTGCTGACCCCAGTGATGGTCAGAGCAGGTTCAGAAGCATGAGAGGGGCATTGAAGGGCCTTTTGCTTTGGACTTGGCTGTGCCACGTATGTTTTCTTAGAGGTGGGAAAGGATTTGTCTCACCTGGGAGCCAGGCCAggtgtgctgggaagggaaggctcAGGTAAGCTGTGTGCTGAGCAcgggaggagctggggcttgTGTGCCAGGTCTCCAAATGACAGCTGGGTGATGCTGCCTGTGGAAAGGGGGTTGCAGCATTTTTGAGGCGCTCCAGCAGGGAATTTAGGCTCTGCTATCAGGGACACAGAATAGCATCCCAGGTGTGACCCTGCCTtggggcagggaatggctcTCTTAAACATGGATACTATGAGACTCTAGCTGGGAGAACAGCAGATAAAAGGCAAGGCTGATCTGTGGAAATGCTGAAGAGtaatgaaattaatatattgAGAAGCCTGCTTGTTGTCATGGATGATACTTAAATCTAGCCCAGGTTTGATCTGGACTATATGAAAAGTGTGAACTGTGATTTGACTTGGGAGGCCTGTATGTCTGCATTTAATCTAAAATATTCCTTGCTGTGTATCTGCTCTATGAATAAAAGACCGTTTAGGAGCCCCTAATTGGCAATTGTGAAGCtcaagactttttttcctcccgATTTTGTTGATCAGGAGGCGTGCATGTTTAAGTCATGCTGCCAAGCTTGCTGTCATGCAAGTGAATCATGATTGGTGTCATTTTTGACAAGGTGTAGGAAAGAGAGGGGTCTAATGTTAGGAAAATATGTAGTGAGGGAGATGTCTGTGTTTCTTTCCAAGCTCTTTTAGTGGAAATCATTGGCAATTACAGTGCTCCTAATATTTAAATAGGTCTGTGGGCTTTTTAGGACTGCACTGAAGAAGTTCTTTGCAGCCAGTTGACCTTAAtaagggaaatatttctgtgtagaCACTGCCAAATTTGTGCTCAAAAATGGAAGTGCAGTCTGGCTCTCTGTGTGGTTGTGCAATCTGTGTCGTCATTCATGAAACTGATGGTGCATTCTTTGGTCATCCAAAATTTTTATTAGAATCCCTTTCAAAAAGGGAGTTCACGAGTTGAGGATTaatctttgcttttcctctccttcctttcctctctgtccTGCACACTATAGCTTCCACTGATAATACACACAGAAATACTCTAGGAACAGGGATATTGTGCGTAGAAATGGTAAATAAAAATTGAGATTCTGGATTCAGTTTTCTAAGGGTTTATTGCAAAGAGTGAATGAAAGTGATATAAAAATGTCTTGTTGGGGTCCTTTTAAGGAAGTTTTTGTGTTTGAAACCGTTTTGTAGCTGGGTGAAATAGTAACTGAATTGGCATCTGAGCTGGAATCTCAGTGTGCTTTGAGGCTGCAGTCATCCACTTGGCTGATAACAACTCAGTGTGTTagactgtttttgttttttttttcttttatatttgcaCTGTATGTAAATGAAAGTGTCCCTACCAGGCTAAGAAGGTCATATCTGTCTTTGAGTGACCAACAGGAATGGTTCACCTCTCCAAGACAGTAAGACCTCAGCTGGGTCATAACAGGCATTGTGAAATGCTCTCATTTCTATGTGATGTTCTTTTAGCCCCTGGACTGAAGAGCTTTTACGTTATTCATGTCCTGTAAGCTATTAAGTGACTTGAGATTGGGGGGTAGAGGTGGCTTGCCATCTGTCTGATAGTAGACATGTGTGCTTTGTTTGGACAAATGTGACTGGATTTTCCAAGCTTGTGTTTATATGCACCTGCTAactgccctgctgctgtttcccCTTGCCCTGTTCTAGGCTGGGTCTGGGTCACCACGGCCTCTTCCAGACCATCTTTTGTACAAGGTGTCCTCATGTCCTATGCGTGATTCTTCTGGtgtttgggctgggaggagtTATGTTTCCGTTGGTTTTCCTTTATTCCTGCCTTGTGAAGGGGCTGTATGAGTGTAGACATAAGAAAGTCGGTGTCTGTGTCCATCGCAGAAGACAGCCAAAATGCTGTCACAAGTAAGATAAGGTGATGTGGGTTTTCACAGAGTAAAAACATGACAACACATCGAAAGCCATGGGCAA
This region includes:
- the MFHAS1 gene encoding malignant fibrous histiocytoma-amplified sequence 1 isoform X2, yielding MAQTEPPKAVRLWRDAALRARKLRGGPGEPEPEPDAGPPGGPPPPPGAAAPRRPSLAAAALGELEALNLSGRGLEELPEEVGAALSGLRVLSLRRNRLGRLPAAALRHLGRLAELDLSHNRLRGLGDGGALAGLRGLRKLSLSHNELGAEGPGLPPRLAELGCLEELDLSFNRLRRLPEGLGRLRHLRTLDVDHNLLPSFPAPLLELAALEELDCSGNRHLGALPEGIAALRRLKILWLSGTGLASLPEGLCQLSALESLMLDGNRLQALPAGFGRLQRLKMLNLSSNLLEEFPSAILALPSLEELYLSRNQLTVLPPHLCQLHQLRTLWLDNNHIRYLPDSIVLLHSLEELVLQGNQIAILPEGFGQLSRVTLWKIKDNPLIQPPYEVCMKGIPYIAAYQQELAHSQPALKPRLKLVLMGLKDAGKTLLRRCLMEENEQREDMGSLEAGNTQHRGFPGQQQDIGRVAVGCCPFPEPQNNSSTRVPVMQQVDHLPVERQDIPSRVPSHRAKGDTTSPAPSLPPNVPRVPLGRGLSGGSKGIEVMDWTADAERGLTFIVYELAGDPSYDVIQSFFLSPGALYVLVVNLSAYVPQHFYPSVGYFLHWLSSKVPHAVVCMVGTHADLCAERELEEKCLDIHHQIAQQEKRDAEGLQSLVQQVDEALGQDFDLRCSSPHAAFYGVSDKNLRRKKAQFQYLLNHRPQILSPVLPFSCQDRCQVRRLRDKLLSVAEHRDIFPNLHRVLPKSWQVLEELHFQPQAQQLWLSWWDSARLGLQAGLTEDRLQSALSYLHESGKLLYFEEHLTLREYVFHNLPRLIDILNVFCQRDATVLLQKLLSDTQIDELRTTQLHHYVEGFLLHGLLPAHVIRLLLKPHVQSREDLQLILELLEKMGLCYCVNKPKCKPLNGAAAWYKFPCYVKNEVPHAEAWINGTNLSGQSFVVEQLQIEYSFPFIFPPGLFARYSVQINSHVVQRSDGKYQIYAYRGKVPVVVSYRPARGALQPDTLSIASHASLPNIWTAWQAITPLVEELNVLLQEWPGLYYTVHVLCSKCLKRGSPNPHTFPGELLSQPRPEGLTEIICPKNGSERVNVALVYPPTPTVISPCSK